The Edaphobacter acidisoli genome contains the following window.
GACACGCTCGCCGCGCAGGCCGAGCTTATCGCCAAGGGCTCAAAGACGCTCGCCATCTGCAATGTCGTCGGTGCTGCCATCACGCGGAAGGCCGCAGGAACCATCACCACCAATGCAGGTCCCGAAATCGGCGTAGCCAGCACCAAGGCCTTCACCGCGCAATTGACTGCGCTATTCGTGCTCGCACTGCATCTTGCGCAAGTGCGCGGCACGATCAGCGATGCCGAGTCTCTACATCTGGTCGATGAGCTTTCGAAGTTGCCCGGTAAGGTCGAAGATGTTCTGCGCTCTGTAGACGACCAATGCCAGCAACTGGCAAAGATCTTCCACAACGCAAACGACTTCCTCTTCCTTGGCCGCGGAGTCCACTACCCTATCGCTCTTGAAGGCGCACTCAAGCTCAAAGAGATCAGCTACATTCACGCCGAGGGTTATCCCGCAGGCGAAATGAAGCATGGCCCCAACGCATTAATCGACGAAGCACTGCCCGTCGTCACCATCGCCACAAAAGATCCTTCAGACCCATCAAGCGTGCTCAAGTACGAAAAAACCCTCAGCAACATTCAGGAGGTCACAGCACGCAGCGGCCGGGTGATCGCCATCGCCATTGAGGGCGACGAGGAGATCAAACATCTCGTCGAGCACACCATCCAGATTCCCCAGGCTGCGGAGCTACTGCTGCCCGTGCTCGAAGTTGTGCCCCTGCAGTTACTGGCCTATCACATCGCTGTTCGTCGCGGCTGCGACGTGGATCAACCCAGGAATCTAGCAAAAAGTGTAACCGTCGAATAAGCAGTAGTCTGCTCCCACAATCGATGAAAACCAAATGGGGCAAGAGGCGGGTACATTTCATAACTAAGGGGCAGCAGCGTAGGGGTAGATGCGCACGTAATCCACATCAAGGTATTGGTTGCTCGATGAGCCAAACGCGCCGTAGCCTGCAGTCGGAACACCTCCGGGGCTCGGAAGCTCCGTATCAAGGATGACGTATTCAGGAGCGCTTGAAGCCGGGGCTTGGGAGCTGCTCACCGTCCAGACAACCTGTCCATCAACATAGAAGGTATAGCCTGCCGGAGTCCACGCGACTCCGAAGATGTGAAAATTGCCATCATCCAGGTTAGGCAGCGCCGCTCGATTGGCCGCGCTTTGCCCTATACCTGCGGTATAGCCATCCCAGTGCAGTGCATTGTCGTATCCAAGGGGATTCAGGTTCGTGCTAGTGTGCTCAAAAACATCCATCTCCATGCCGGAAGCCTGCGGGTTGTTCAGGTCTTGTCCATTGGTAGGCGACTGGATCCACCAGGCGCACTGCCCTCCGGACTGATACTGAAAGCGCACAGCAGCCTCCCAATAGCCGTAGGTATAGGTAAAATCGGTCGACGTATCGATCGCACCGCAGTAGTTCGTCACGACATCATTGCTTGTAGAGGAATAGGTGCTCAGCCGCAGGTATCCATTGGAGAGCGTAACGCCGCTTGCGTCCTGCGTGCAAAGATCGCGAACACCTGGACGATAGTGCCATAAAGCAGCGTTCAGGGTCGACTCGTTGAACTCCTCATCGAGTGCCATCTTTGTTGTGAACCCGGTCGGAATGATGTCGAAGGAGATCTGCTCGGTCGCGGTGAGGGGTGTGCCACTGGCATCATGGACGCTCAAGGTAATAGTGGAGCCGCCAACAGCCGTCGGCGTCCCCGAAAGAACGCCGCCCGAGCTGAGAATAATGCCTGCTGGCAGTGTTCCTGACTGTACCGTCCAGGTGTAAGGAGCTGTTCCTCCTGAGACCTGTAGCGTGGTCGTGTTAAGCGACGAGGATACCGACGCGCTCACTAATCCAGGCGCTATAAGCGACAACCCGCCAGTTAGCGGTGTAGACGTGATGGGAGCACTGGACGAGCGTGCCCCACTGCTGCAACCCGTCATCATCACTGACAGGATAGCCAATCCGAGTAGGGGCCAATGCCTTCGCGTCATGCGACAACCAACCATCCACCCGATCCTCTGTGTATTTTGCATAACGACAGATTTTGCCTCGGTGCCGCTATCGGTAAGGTGACATACGGTAGCCAGCGCCAAGTATGAAGTATCTTATGCAAAATAAATAGCTTGTACCGTTTGTAATAAAGGACGGGAGATTTGTAACAGGCCCCTTACCCAATGCTTACCAGAACTGGCTAGCAACAACCGTTGTAGCTCCTGTATTGCCGTCTATAACCTCGACCTTCAATACCGCCTCGAAGTTGCGTTTGATTCCTCCTGTGGAGGCGAGCTTTTCGAGCTGCACTAGATCCTGTGGTGAGACGATGAACTCACCGGCAGCCTCGGTTCCGTTCGAGCTGATTCCAGCAACAACGACCACCGGCCCCTCAGTGGTCGAGCTATAGAAGCGTCCCACAATAGCGTAGTCTTCACGTTGACCTCGGAAGGGCTTGGAGAAGTCAACACTCCACCCGCGGAATGCAGGATTCTGGGCATCCTCTATATAGGAGAACTGTCCCTGTTGCTCGAAGTGAAAGCGCAGCGTCTTCAAGAGCAGCAGTGTCCACTTATTGTCGTTGCCTGTTACCAACACTACGGGTCGTTGATGCAGGTCGGCCAGAGTATTGGAGTTCGCCTCGTGGATATGAAATGGCTTTTGAAATGTCTTGAGATACCCGACGATATTAGCAATAGCGTTGAGTGTGGCGATCGAGATATGGAACTCGGGGCGAAGAATCTCATCTCCGATACTGATGTTGGGCACCTCAGGCGGCTCGCCAGTATCCTGCAATGGCCTGCCCGCGCTGATCAGCACTGGATCGGGGCTGTTCAGTAGCGGAGCCCAGACTTCCATGACCGGATCGTGCTGGTGCTCATAGCTCCGAATGAAAAAAAACACGCTAATAACGGCGGCTACCAGCACAGCTAGCAGATAGTACGGCAAGCGGGCATGGATCCGGCGCACAGAGTCCGCTACAGAAATACTGGCGACGGAATGAACCTCTGGTTCAGGATGAGAGATGATCTGCTCGTGTTCGGCAGATTCTACGCGCTCCGCGTGAGGCGCACGAAGATGAAACCGGGGAACATAGGTTCCAGAGGGTAGCTCCAAGATGATCGAACTGACTGTACCGCTCTCCTGGTAGAACTGCGCAAGCCGTCTGCGTATTTCACCTGCACTGAACCGAACGACAGGGTCGGCATTCGTGTCATAGGCTGGGCTCCGGCCAAAGACCTCCATCCCGATTGTGCGCTCTTTAAGTTCGCTGTGCTGGTTGGCCAGCGTCTTTTCCACAATGTAGCGGAGCATCGCTGGATAGCGTCGACTGCCGCGA
Protein-coding sequences here:
- a CDS encoding family 16 glycosylhydrolase; translated protein: MSASVSSSLNTTTLQVSGGTAPYTWTVQSGTLPAGIILSSGGVLSGTPTAVGGSTITLSVHDASGTPLTATEQISFDIIPTGFTTKMALDEEFNESTLNAALWHYRPGVRDLCTQDASGVTLSNGYLRLSTYSSTSNDVVTNYCGAIDTSTDFTYTYGYWEAAVRFQYQSGGQCAWWIQSPTNGQDLNNPQASGMEMDVFEHTSTNLNPLGYDNALHWDGYTAGIGQSAANRAALPNLDDGNFHIFGVAWTPAGYTFYVDGQVVWTVSSSQAPASSAPEYVILDTELPSPGGVPTAGYGAFGSSSNQYLDVDYVRIYPYAAAP